A single region of the Equus przewalskii isolate Varuska chromosome 26, EquPr2, whole genome shotgun sequence genome encodes:
- the PTGES2 gene encoding prostaglandin E synthase 2 isoform X1, with product MAQAARALWPCGRALAWGLAHRPPPRLPVQGRAGFAGTAGGPAATARKGSSRLLGAAALALGGALGLYHTARWHLRAQDLRAERSAVQLSLTGHLQLTLYQYKTCPFCSKVRAFLDFHALPYRVVEVNPVRKAEIKFSSYRKVPILLAQEGDSLQQLNDSSVIISALKTHLVSGQPLEDIITYYPPMKAMNDQGKEVTEFCNKYWLMLDEKEAQRMYSGKEARTEEMKWRQWADDWLVHLISPNVYRTPAEALASFDYIVREGKFGVVEGAVAKYMGAAAMYLISKRLKSRHHLQDDVRVDLYEAANKWVAAVGKDRPFMGGQKPNLADLAVYGVLRVMEGLEAFDDLMRHTHIQPWYLRVEKAIAEALH from the exons ATGGCCCAGGCTGCGCGGGCGCTGTGGCCCTGCGGGCGCGCTCtagcctgggggctggcccatcGCCCCCCGCCCCGACTTCCCGTGCAGGGCCGGGCCGGCTTCGCGGGGACGGCGGGAGGGCCCGCCGCCACCGCCCGCAAGGGGAGCTCGCGGCTCCTAGGGGCGGCGGCGCTGGCCCTGGGGGGCGCCCTGGGGCTGTACCACACGGCGCGGTGGCACCTGCGCGCCCAGGACCTCCGCGCCGAGCGCTCGGCCGTGCAG CTCTCCCTGACCGGCCACCTGCAGCTGACCCTGTACCAGTACAAAACGTGTCCCTTCTGCAGCAAGGTCCGCGCCTTCCTCGACTTCCACGCCCTGCCCTACCGGGTGGTGGAGGTAAACCCCGTGCGCAAGGCCGAGATCAAGTTCTCCTCCTACAGGAAGGTGCCCATCCTGTTGGCCCAGGAAGGAGACAGCTTG CAACAACTGAATGACTCCTCTGTCATCATCAGCGCCCTCAAGACCCACCTGGTGTCGGG GCAGCCCCTGGAAGACATCATCACCTACTATCCGCCCATGAAGGCCATGAACGACCAGGGCAAGGAGGTGACCGAGTTCTGCAACAAGTACTGGCTCATGCTGGACGAGAAGGAGGCCCAGCGAATGTACAGTGGGAAGGAGGCGAGGAC GGAGGAGATGAAGTGGCGGCAGTGGGCGGACGACTGGCTGGTCCACCTGATCTCCCCCAACGTGTACCGCACGCCTGCCGAGGCCCTGGCCTCCTTCGACTACATTGTCAGGGAGGGCAAGTTCGGGGTCGTGGAGGGTGCTGTGGCCAAGTACATGGGTGCAGCTGCCATGTACCTCATCAGCAAGCGGCTCAAGAGCAG GCACCACCTCCAGGACGATGTGCGTGTGGACCTCTATGAGGCCGCCAACAAGTGGGTGGCAGCCGTGGGCAAAGACCGGCCCTTCATGGGGGGCCAAAAGCCGAACCTGGCTGATCTG GCTGTGTATGGCGTGCTGCGTGTGATGGAGGGCCTGGAGGCCTTCGACGACCTCATGCGCCACACCCACATCCAGCCCTGGTACCTGCGGGTGGAGAAGGCCATCGCTGAGGCCCTGCACTGA
- the PTGES2 gene encoding prostaglandin E synthase 2 isoform X2: protein MPGTVLGTCYVDLKSILPLGAREARRQQLNDSSVIISALKTHLVSGQPLEDIITYYPPMKAMNDQGKEVTEFCNKYWLMLDEKEAQRMYSGKEARTEEMKWRQWADDWLVHLISPNVYRTPAEALASFDYIVREGKFGVVEGAVAKYMGAAAMYLISKRLKSRHHLQDDVRVDLYEAANKWVAAVGKDRPFMGGQKPNLADLAVYGVLRVMEGLEAFDDLMRHTHIQPWYLRVEKAIAEALH from the exons atgcctggcacagtgcttggcacctgTTACGTAGATCTGAAGTCCATCCTGCCCCTCGGTGCCCGGGAGGCCAGGCGG CAACAACTGAATGACTCCTCTGTCATCATCAGCGCCCTCAAGACCCACCTGGTGTCGGG GCAGCCCCTGGAAGACATCATCACCTACTATCCGCCCATGAAGGCCATGAACGACCAGGGCAAGGAGGTGACCGAGTTCTGCAACAAGTACTGGCTCATGCTGGACGAGAAGGAGGCCCAGCGAATGTACAGTGGGAAGGAGGCGAGGAC GGAGGAGATGAAGTGGCGGCAGTGGGCGGACGACTGGCTGGTCCACCTGATCTCCCCCAACGTGTACCGCACGCCTGCCGAGGCCCTGGCCTCCTTCGACTACATTGTCAGGGAGGGCAAGTTCGGGGTCGTGGAGGGTGCTGTGGCCAAGTACATGGGTGCAGCTGCCATGTACCTCATCAGCAAGCGGCTCAAGAGCAG GCACCACCTCCAGGACGATGTGCGTGTGGACCTCTATGAGGCCGCCAACAAGTGGGTGGCAGCCGTGGGCAAAGACCGGCCCTTCATGGGGGGCCAAAAGCCGAACCTGGCTGATCTG GCTGTGTATGGCGTGCTGCGTGTGATGGAGGGCCTGGAGGCCTTCGACGACCTCATGCGCCACACCCACATCCAGCCCTGGTACCTGCGGGTGGAGAAGGCCATCGCTGAGGCCCTGCACTGA